From the genome of Paracoccus seriniphilus, one region includes:
- a CDS encoding NAD-dependent succinate-semialdehyde dehydrogenase yields the protein MLDDLSARLSDTLTDAALLPCQGDFAGEGRLAVRDPASGELVAQVAISDATGARAAVDAAQAAFAPWSATLPQDRAAILHRWHRLLLDNKEDLARIMVAEQGKPISEARGEIDYAASFVQFYAEEALRPNIEGVTSHLADAEMELWREPVGVAALITPWNFPSAMITRKAAAALGAGCTVVIHPSAETPLSALALAELARRAGFPEGVVNTVIGDAATIAGEWTADPRVRALSFTGSTEIGRLLYRQSAQTVKRLVLELGGHAPFIVFQGADIDRAVAEGIKAKFATSGQDCLGANRFYIHRPVYEEFCAKFTAAVERLTVGHGMTDPDIGPLIHDRQIDKQIAHVRDALAKGARLLTGGDVDADKGPLFFTPTVLADVPDEAAIMFEETFGPVAALSVFDEEDEVFARANSTEYGLVAYVHSLDPRRIYRATRALQFGMVAVNRTKVTGAPIPFGGMKQSGIGREGARQGLEAFTEIKYVCRNWG from the coding sequence ATGCTTGATGATCTGTCTGCCCGCCTGTCCGATACATTGACCGATGCCGCTCTGCTGCCATGTCAGGGTGATTTTGCCGGTGAAGGCCGTCTGGCCGTGCGCGACCCTGCTAGCGGAGAACTGGTGGCGCAGGTCGCGATCAGCGACGCTACAGGGGCCCGCGCCGCCGTCGATGCGGCGCAGGCCGCCTTTGCGCCATGGTCTGCCACGCTGCCCCAGGACCGTGCGGCCATTCTGCATCGCTGGCACCGATTGCTGCTGGACAACAAGGAAGATCTGGCCCGCATCATGGTCGCCGAACAGGGCAAGCCCATCAGCGAGGCGCGGGGCGAAATCGACTATGCCGCCAGCTTCGTGCAATTCTACGCCGAAGAGGCACTGCGCCCCAATATCGAGGGCGTCACCAGCCATCTTGCCGATGCCGAAATGGAACTGTGGCGTGAACCTGTCGGCGTCGCAGCGCTGATCACGCCATGGAACTTTCCTTCGGCCATGATCACCCGCAAAGCGGCCGCGGCGCTTGGGGCGGGTTGCACCGTGGTCATTCACCCATCGGCCGAAACGCCGTTGTCGGCACTGGCTCTGGCCGAACTGGCCCGTCGCGCGGGTTTCCCCGAGGGCGTGGTGAACACGGTCATTGGCGATGCGGCAACCATCGCCGGCGAATGGACGGCGGATCCCCGGGTTCGGGCACTGTCCTTCACCGGCTCGACCGAAATCGGACGGCTGCTCTATCGCCAGTCGGCCCAGACCGTCAAACGCCTGGTTCTGGAACTGGGCGGACACGCCCCCTTCATCGTCTTTCAGGGCGCCGATATCGACCGCGCCGTGGCCGAAGGAATCAAGGCCAAATTCGCCACCTCAGGGCAGGACTGTCTTGGTGCCAACCGCTTTTACATTCACCGCCCCGTCTACGAGGAATTCTGCGCCAAGTTCACCGCTGCGGTCGAAAGGCTGACCGTTGGCCATGGCATGACGGATCCCGATATCGGGCCGCTGATTCATGATCGCCAGATCGACAAGCAGATCGCCCATGTTCGGGATGCGCTGGCCAAGGGCGCCCGGCTGCTGACCGGCGGCGATGTCGATGCCGACAAGGGGCCGCTGTTCTTCACGCCGACGGTTCTGGCCGATGTGCCTGACGAGGCAGCGATCATGTTCGAGGAAACCTTTGGCCCGGTCGCCGCGCTGTCTGTCTTTGACGAAGAGGACGAAGTTTTCGCCCGCGCCAATTCCACGGAATACGGGCTGGTGGCCTATGTCCACAGCCTTGATCCGCGGCGCATCTATCGTGCCACCCGCGCCCTGCAATTCGGCATGGTGGCCGTGAACCGCACCAAGGTGACCGGTGCGCCCATCCCCTTTGGCGGGATGAAGCAATCCGGCATTGGCCGCGAGGGTGCCCGACAGGGCCTCGAGGCATTTACCGAAATCAAGTATGTCTGCCGTAACTGGGGATAA
- a CDS encoding aspartate aminotransferase family protein, which yields MLTNDELAKWDRESFFHPSTHLGQFARGEAPQRIVTSGEGVFITDRDGNRLLDGFAGLYCVNVGYGRQEIAEAIADQARELAYYHAYAGHGSEVNITLSKMVMDRAPEGMARVYFGLGGSDANETNIKLVWYYNNILGRPEKKKIISRWRGYHGSGLMTGSLTGLELFHKKFDLPLAQVIHTEAPYYYRREDSNMSEAEFTAHCVARLEELIAAEGADTIAAFIGEPVLGTGGIVPPPAGYWQAIQKVLDKHDILMIADEVVTGFGRLGSMFGSDHYGIKPDLITSAKGLTSAYAPLSATIVGQKMWDVLTRGTDEYGVLGHGWTYSAHPIGAAAGVANLKLIDQLGLVKNAGETGTYFWQTMREQVGGHAHVGEVRGEGMLCAVELVADKDKRAFFDPAEGKGAKVVAAMLKRGVIARAMPQGDIIGFAPPLCLTRQEADQIISVTKDAITEVLG from the coding sequence ATGTTGACGAATGACGAACTGGCGAAATGGGACCGCGAGAGCTTCTTTCACCCCTCGACCCATCTGGGACAATTCGCACGTGGCGAGGCCCCCCAGCGCATCGTGACCAGCGGTGAAGGCGTGTTCATCACCGACCGCGACGGCAACAGGCTGCTGGACGGCTTTGCCGGGCTGTATTGCGTGAATGTCGGTTATGGCCGTCAGGAAATCGCCGAGGCCATTGCCGACCAGGCCCGCGAACTGGCCTATTATCACGCCTATGCCGGGCATGGCTCCGAGGTGAACATCACCCTGTCCAAGATGGTCATGGACCGCGCGCCGGAAGGCATGGCGCGGGTCTATTTCGGGCTGGGCGGATCGGATGCCAATGAAACCAACATCAAGCTGGTCTGGTATTACAACAATATCCTTGGCCGCCCCGAAAAGAAGAAGATCATCAGCCGCTGGCGCGGTTATCACGGTTCGGGGCTGATGACGGGCAGCCTGACCGGGCTGGAACTGTTCCACAAGAAATTCGACCTGCCGCTGGCACAGGTGATCCATACCGAGGCGCCCTATTACTATCGCCGCGAGGACAGCAACATGTCCGAGGCCGAGTTCACCGCCCATTGCGTGGCCAGACTGGAAGAGCTGATCGCTGCCGAGGGCGCAGACACGATTGCCGCCTTCATCGGCGAGCCGGTTCTGGGCACCGGCGGCATCGTTCCGCCTCCTGCCGGATACTGGCAGGCCATCCAGAAGGTCCTGGACAAGCATGACATCCTGATGATCGCCGATGAGGTCGTGACCGGCTTTGGCCGTCTGGGCAGCATGTTCGGCAGCGATCACTATGGCATCAAGCCCGATCTGATCACCAGCGCCAAGGGCCTGACCAGCGCCTATGCGCCGCTGTCGGCCACCATCGTCGGACAGAAGATGTGGGATGTGCTGACCAGGGGCACGGATGAATATGGCGTGCTGGGCCATGGCTGGACCTATTCCGCCCATCCGATCGGTGCCGCAGCCGGGGTCGCGAACCTCAAGCTGATCGACCAGCTGGGTCTGGTGAAGAACGCAGGCGAAACCGGCACCTACTTCTGGCAGACCATGCGCGAGCAAGTCGGCGGACATGCCCATGTCGGTGAGGTGCGCGGTGAAGGCATGCTTTGCGCTGTCGAACTGGTCGCTGACAAGGACAAGCGCGCCTTTTTCGACCCTGCCGAGGGCAAGGGCGCGAAGGTTGTCGCCGCCATGCTGAAACGCGGCGTGATCGCACGGGCCATGCCGCAGGGCGACATCATCGGCTTTGCGCCGCCGCTGTGCCTGACCCGGCAAGAGGCCGACCAGATCATCTCGGTCACCAAGGACGCCATCACCGAAGTCCTGGGCTAG
- the rpmG gene encoding 50S ribosomal protein L33 — translation MAKPTTIKIRLNSSAGTGHFYVTKKNARTMTEKMTVRKYDPVVRQHVEYKEGKIK, via the coding sequence ATGGCGAAGCCGACGACCATCAAGATCCGGCTGAACTCGAGCGCGGGAACCGGTCATTTCTATGTGACCAAGAAAAACGCGCGCACGATGACCGAAAAAATGACCGTTCGTAAATACGATCCGGTCGTGCGTCAGCATGTCGAATACAAAGAAGGCAAGATCAAGTAA
- a CDS encoding N-acetylmuramoyl-L-alanine amidase — MRDAASARQRLCDPDAEVSAHWLIDESGHAEALVAEEHRAWHAGAGSWCGRDDVNSRSIGIEIANPGDRPFAAAQMDSLVVLLRQIMARWSIPPAGVIGHSDMAPGRKSDPGPRFDWRRLALEGVAIWPEGKERASVDLDASLDRIGYPPCDAETRLAAFRLRFRPWARGAADGDDARCAAMVAGLVERAG; from the coding sequence ATGCGGGATGCAGCCTCTGCGCGACAGCGGCTTTGCGATCCCGATGCCGAGGTCAGCGCCCATTGGCTGATCGACGAATCGGGCCATGCCGAGGCGCTGGTCGCCGAAGAGCATCGCGCCTGGCACGCGGGGGCGGGATCTTGGTGCGGTCGGGATGATGTCAACTCGCGCAGCATCGGGATTGAAATCGCCAATCCCGGCGACCGGCCCTTCGCGGCGGCGCAGATGGATTCGCTGGTTGTCCTGCTGCGCCAGATCATGGCGCGCTGGTCGATTCCTCCGGCGGGGGTGATCGGACATTCCGATATGGCGCCTGGGCGCAAATCGGATCCGGGGCCAAGATTCGACTGGCGGCGTCTGGCGCTGGAAGGGGTGGCGATCTGGCCTGAAGGCAAGGAGCGGGCCTCTGTTGATCTGGATGCCAGTCTCGACCGGATCGGCTATCCGCCTTGCGATGCAGAGACGCGCCTTGCGGCCTTTCGCCTGCGCTTTCGCCCCTGGGCCAGAGGCGCGGCGGATGGGGATGATGCGCGCTGTGCGGCCATGGTTGCGGGGTTGGTCGAGCGTGCCGGGTGA
- the gatA gene encoding Asp-tRNA(Asn)/Glu-tRNA(Gln) amidotransferase subunit GatA: MSELNKLTIAEARDALAKGQASSVELTEACLSAIDASASLNAFVHGTADKAREMARAADARIKAGNGVAMTGIPVGIKDVFCVKGVPSQAASRILQGFVPEYESTVTQNLWDAGAVMLGKLNQDEFAMGSTNETSCYGKAVNPWKAGDGKELTPGGSSGGSAAAVAADLCLGATGTDTGGSIRQPAAFTGTVGLRPTYGRVSRWGVIAYASSLDQAGPMTKTVRDAAIMLGAMASVDPQDSTSADYPVPDYESLLTGDIRGKKIGIPREYRVDGMPEEIAALWQQGADMLRDAGAEIVDISLPHTKYALPAYYVIAPAEASSNLARYDGVRYGHRASLGQGDGIVEMYEKTRAEGFGPEVQRRIMIGTYVLSAGFYDAYYNRARKVRALIKRDFDNAYADGIDAILAPTTPSAAFPLGAMDQADPVKMYLQDVFTVTLNLAGLPGISVPVGQDKQGLPLGLQLIGRPFEEGELLNQAMVLEQAAGFVAKPERWW, from the coding sequence ATGAGCGAACTGAACAAACTGACCATCGCCGAGGCCCGCGATGCCCTGGCCAAGGGACAGGCCAGCTCGGTCGAACTGACCGAAGCCTGCCTTTCCGCAATTGATGCTTCGGCTTCGCTGAATGCCTTTGTGCATGGCACTGCCGACAAGGCCCGCGAGATGGCCCGGGCCGCCGATGCGCGCATCAAGGCCGGAAACGGCGTGGCAATGACCGGTATCCCGGTCGGCATCAAGGATGTCTTCTGCGTCAAGGGTGTGCCCAGTCAGGCCGCCAGCCGGATCCTGCAGGGTTTCGTTCCGGAATATGAATCGACGGTGACGCAAAACCTGTGGGACGCCGGTGCGGTCATGTTGGGCAAGCTGAACCAGGACGAGTTCGCCATGGGCTCGACCAATGAAACCAGCTGCTATGGCAAGGCAGTCAATCCGTGGAAAGCCGGTGACGGCAAGGAATTGACCCCCGGCGGATCGTCGGGCGGCTCGGCCGCGGCAGTTGCAGCCGATCTGTGCCTTGGCGCGACCGGCACCGATACCGGTGGTTCGATCCGCCAGCCCGCAGCCTTTACCGGTACGGTCGGCTTGCGTCCGACCTATGGTCGCGTCAGCCGCTGGGGCGTGATCGCCTATGCTTCTTCGCTGGATCAGGCCGGGCCGATGACCAAGACCGTGCGCGATGCCGCGATCATGCTGGGCGCAATGGCCTCGGTCGATCCGCAGGATTCGACCAGCGCGGATTACCCCGTGCCGGATTACGAGTCGCTGCTGACTGGCGACATTCGTGGCAAGAAGATCGGCATCCCGCGCGAATACCGCGTCGATGGCATGCCCGAGGAAATCGCCGCATTGTGGCAGCAGGGTGCGGACATGCTGCGCGATGCCGGTGCCGAGATCGTCGATATCAGCCTGCCGCATACGAAATATGCACTGCCGGCCTATTACGTGATTGCGCCGGCTGAAGCCTCGTCGAACCTCGCCCGTTATGACGGGGTGCGTTATGGTCACCGCGCCAGCCTGGGGCAGGGCGATGGCATCGTCGAGATGTATGAAAAGACCCGTGCCGAGGGCTTTGGCCCCGAGGTGCAGCGCCGCATCATGATCGGCACCTATGTGCTGTCGGCCGGATTCTATGACGCCTATTACAATCGTGCCCGCAAGGTCCGCGCGCTGATCAAGCGCGATTTCGACAATGCCTATGCGGATGGCATCGATGCGATCCTCGCCCCGACCACGCCATCGGCGGCTTTCCCGCTGGGGGCGATGGATCAGGCCGATCCGGTGAAGATGTATCTGCAGGACGTGTTCACCGTGACGCTGAACCTTGCCGGATTGCCGGGGATTTCCGTTCCCGTCGGTCAGGACAAGCAGGGGCTTCCATTGGGGCTGCAACTGATCGGGCGTCCGTTCGAAGAGGGCGAACTGCTGAACCAGGCGATGGTTCTGGAGCAGGCGGCAGGTTTTGTAGCCAAACCCGAACGCTGGTGGTAG
- the gatC gene encoding Asp-tRNA(Asn)/Glu-tRNA(Gln) amidotransferase subunit GatC, whose translation MSITEDEARKVAHLARIAVKDEALPALARELSGILNFMEQLNEVDVTGVEPMTGVTPMRLKRREDVVTSGGFADKILSNAPDAREGFFAVPKVVE comes from the coding sequence ATGTCGATCACCGAAGACGAGGCCCGCAAGGTCGCGCATCTGGCGCGCATCGCGGTCAAGGATGAGGCGCTGCCCGCATTGGCGCGGGAATTGAGCGGTATCCTGAATTTCATGGAACAGCTGAACGAGGTCGATGTCACCGGCGTCGAGCCGATGACCGGCGTCACGCCGATGCGGCTCAAGCGTCGCGAGGATGTCGTGACCTCGGGTGGTTTCGCAGACAAGATCCTGTCCAATGCGCCCGATGCGCGTGAAGGATTTTTTGCCGTGCCGAAGGTGGTGGAATGA
- a CDS encoding 3-deoxy-D-manno-octulosonic acid transferase, producing MIYALSSRLAETALRIRARLGGSRALRQRLGMSPRPEQGDIWVHGASVGELTSARPIIEALASEFRVIVTANSETGRDLVAGWGLPAYLAPLDMPGATTRFLDAVQPRLQVTLEGEFWPLRSRLLAQRRIAQAMIGARISEKSARLWSRFPGLIGPVLERLAAVSAQDPYSEARLIGLGLPRAAVLPRLDLKLLTPAAIMPPESDANRRNMILAASTHQGEEEPILDAWLQARKANPELRLILAIRHPQRGDEVAALIRSRNLAVRRRSEEAEGGDVLLADTLGEMDRWYRRAGLCIVGGSFSDHGGHTPWEPAAYRCAILHGPNIGNFVDAYGALQEAGGARLVGTEALPDVLNELSGDAAAAKAMGRAAREVLLAQAGDPDALIASLRDLAVRAK from the coding sequence ATGATATATGCGCTCTCGTCACGTCTTGCGGAAACGGCCCTGCGGATTCGCGCAAGGCTTGGCGGATCAAGGGCATTGCGACAACGACTTGGGATGTCCCCCCGGCCCGAACAGGGCGATATCTGGGTGCATGGCGCCTCGGTCGGAGAACTGACCTCGGCGCGCCCGATCATCGAGGCCCTGGCCAGCGAATTTCGTGTCATCGTCACAGCCAACAGCGAAACCGGTCGCGATCTGGTTGCTGGCTGGGGGCTGCCCGCCTATCTGGCGCCGCTGGACATGCCCGGCGCGACAACGCGCTTTCTGGATGCCGTCCAACCCAGACTGCAGGTCACGCTGGAAGGTGAATTCTGGCCACTGCGTTCACGCCTTCTGGCACAACGCCGGATTGCACAGGCCATGATCGGCGCCCGGATCTCGGAAAAATCCGCAAGGCTCTGGTCCCGCTTTCCCGGCTTGATCGGGCCGGTGCTGGAACGCCTTGCGGCCGTATCGGCGCAGGATCCCTACAGCGAGGCACGGCTGATCGGGCTGGGGCTGCCAAGGGCGGCCGTGCTGCCGCGCCTTGATCTGAAGCTGCTGACGCCTGCCGCCATCATGCCGCCCGAATCGGATGCCAACCGCAGAAACATGATTCTGGCAGCCTCGACCCATCAGGGCGAGGAAGAGCCGATTCTGGACGCCTGGCTTCAGGCACGCAAAGCAAACCCCGAACTGCGCCTGATTCTGGCCATCCGCCACCCCCAGCGCGGCGACGAGGTTGCGGCCCTGATCCGGAGCCGGAATCTGGCGGTGAGGCGACGCTCGGAAGAGGCCGAAGGCGGCGATGTGCTGCTGGCGGATACCCTAGGCGAGATGGACCGCTGGTATCGCCGCGCGGGCCTGTGCATCGTTGGCGGCTCGTTCAGCGACCACGGCGGCCACACCCCCTGGGAACCAGCCGCCTATCGCTGCGCCATCCTGCACGGCCCCAATATCGGGAACTTTGTCGATGCCTATGGCGCGCTGCAGGAGGCAGGCGGGGCACGGCTGGTCGGCACCGAAGCTCTGCCCGATGTCCTGAACGAATTGAGCGGCGACGCCGCGGCGGCGAAAGCCATGGGACGAGCCGCGCGCGAGGTGCTGCTTGCGCAGGCCGGAGACCCCGATGCGCTGATCGCAAGCCTGCGCGATCTTGCGGTCCGGGCCAAGTAA
- a CDS encoding DUF1178 family protein yields the protein MIRYDLRCENNHEFDGWFRSSDSFEKMLAAGQISCAQCGSTKIEKALMSPSVSKDSARADKTAPPSLTQPDNPAAAALEKLRRHIEANSDYVGNKFVDEARAMHEGRSPSRAIHGEARAEDARKLLEDGVPVAPLPFIPRQKAN from the coding sequence ATGATCCGATACGATTTGCGCTGCGAAAACAATCACGAGTTCGACGGCTGGTTCCGTTCTTCCGACAGCTTCGAGAAGATGCTGGCCGCCGGGCAGATCAGCTGTGCGCAATGCGGATCGACCAAGATCGAAAAGGCGCTGATGTCGCCCTCGGTCAGCAAGGACAGCGCCCGGGCGGACAAAACCGCGCCGCCCAGCCTGACACAGCCCGACAATCCCGCTGCGGCGGCACTGGAAAAGCTGCGTCGGCATATCGAGGCCAATTCCGATTATGTCGGCAACAAGTTCGTGGACGAGGCGCGCGCCATGCATGAAGGCCGCAGCCCCAGCCGCGCGATTCATGGCGAGGCCCGTGCCGAGGACGCAAGAAAGCTGCTGGAAGACGGCGTTCCCGTTGCCCCCCTGCCCTTCATCCCGCGCCAGAAAGCCAATTGA
- a CDS encoding aspartate kinase: protein MPLLVMKFGGTSVADLDRIKNAASKVQREVERGYDVIVIVSAMSGRTNELVGWVEQTSPLFDAREYDAVVSSGENVTAGLMALTLQEMGVPARSWQGWQVPINTTAAHSAARFVDIPRANLDQKFSEGFKVAVVAGFQGLAPDGRITTLGRGGSDTTAVAFAAAFDAERCDIYTDVDGIYTTDPRITTKARKLEKIAFEEMLELASLGAKVLQTRSVELAMRYKVRLRVLSSFEDTDENSGTLVCDEDEIMESKVVNGVAYSREEAKITLVTVADRPGISAAIFQPLADAGVNVDMIVQNISEKDYDDHPGSVTDMTFSVPINQVERAKKAIEQAKASGEIDYDELIVDTDVAKVSVVGIGMRSHTGVAATMFEALAAENINIKVIATSEIKISVLIDRKYMELAVQALHDAFGLEAA, encoded by the coding sequence ATGCCGCTTCTGGTGATGAAATTTGGCGGAACATCCGTCGCCGATCTGGATCGGATCAAGAACGCGGCCAGCAAGGTCCAGCGCGAGGTCGAGCGTGGCTATGACGTGATCGTCATCGTCAGCGCCATGTCCGGCCGGACCAATGAGCTGGTCGGCTGGGTCGAACAGACCTCACCGCTGTTTGATGCCCGCGAATATGATGCCGTCGTCAGTTCGGGTGAAAATGTCACCGCGGGCCTGATGGCGCTGACCCTGCAGGAAATGGGCGTTCCGGCGCGCAGCTGGCAGGGCTGGCAGGTGCCGATCAACACGACGGCGGCCCATTCCGCCGCCCGTTTCGTCGACATTCCGCGCGCCAACCTGGATCAGAAATTCAGTGAAGGCTTCAAGGTCGCGGTCGTGGCAGGCTTCCAGGGGCTGGCCCCTGACGGGCGGATCACGACGCTGGGTCGCGGTGGTTCGGACACCACGGCCGTTGCCTTTGCCGCCGCCTTCGATGCCGAACGCTGCGATATCTATACCGATGTCGACGGCATCTATACCACCGACCCGCGCATCACCACGAAAGCGCGCAAGCTGGAAAAGATCGCTTTCGAGGAAATGCTGGAACTGGCCAGCCTGGGTGCCAAGGTCTTGCAGACCCGCTCGGTCGAGTTGGCGATGCGCTATAAAGTTCGGCTGCGCGTGCTATCCTCCTTCGAGGATACCGACGAGAATTCTGGCACGCTGGTCTGCGATGAGGATGAAATCATGGAATCGAAAGTCGTCAATGGCGTCGCCTATTCCCGGGAAGAAGCCAAGATCACCCTGGTGACCGTGGCGGACCGGCCCGGCATTTCCGCCGCCATATTCCAGCCGCTGGCCGATGCGGGCGTGAATGTCGACATGATCGTTCAGAACATCTCGGAAAAAGACTATGACGATCACCCCGGTTCGGTGACCGACATGACCTTCTCGGTGCCGATCAACCAGGTCGAGCGCGCCAAGAAAGCCATTGAACAGGCGAAGGCTTCGGGCGAGATCGACTATGACGAACTGATCGTCGACACCGATGTTGCCAAGGTCAGCGTCGTCGGCATCGGCATGCGCAGCCATACCGGCGTTGCAGCGACGATGTTCGAGGCACTTGCCGCCGAAAACATCAACATCAAGGTGATCGCAACCAGCGAGATCAAGATTTCGGTGTTGATCGACCGCAAATATATGGAACTGGCGGTGCAGGCGTTGCATGATGCCTTCGGCCTCGAAGCGGCCTGA
- the ptsP gene encoding phosphoenolpyruvate--protein phosphotransferase: MNDRKDSESRKLLRRLKEILAAAGDGQDRLDQITHHIADSMGTEVCSIYLFRDANTLELCATEGLRPEAVHQTRLRLGEGLVGRVARTGRHVNTADAPSEPGFRFMPETGEEVFPSFLGVPIQRVGERLGVLVVQCNDSRQFSEDEVYGLEVVAMVLAEMTELGAFQDSHSDSMPQAHRFPLMIQGATAQEGAAEGQVWLHEPRVVVTNPVGDDPERELERLHEGVTRLRQRVDTMVAASDMIDDADHAAVLETYRMFAHSRSWLKRMEEDIQLGLSAEAAVEKEQSSARARLEVASDPYLRDRLHDLDDLSNRLLRILTGQGVDTGAELPPRPILIARNIGPAELLEYGRRLKGVVLEEGSVGSHAAIVARALAIPLVIHASRITTEALNGDPILVDGDQGLVHLRPEDSVATAFRDKIAMQAEAQNRYASLRNLPATGTCGTTIQLHMNAGLMADLPSLEDSGAEGVGLFRTELQFLVRNHVPRRGELAELYRHVMDRAMGKPVMFRTLDIGSDKVLPYMKPQDEPNPAMGWRAIRVGLDKRGVLRMQLQALIRAAVGRPLHVMFPFIADMSEYEDAHRMLMQELSREQRLGHELPTDVRVGAMLETPSIAFAPKKFFEMCDFVSIGGNDLKQFFFAADRENERVRRRYDTLNSSFLDLLRQIVARCEDARVPLSFCGEDAGRPIEAVTLAALGIRKLSMRPASIGPVKHLIRRISISDLRQVIEEAQAAGLTSLRRPVTEWLARQ, from the coding sequence ATGAATGACCGCAAAGACAGTGAATCACGCAAGCTGCTGCGGCGGCTGAAAGAAATTCTCGCCGCCGCGGGCGATGGTCAGGACAGGCTTGACCAGATCACCCATCACATCGCCGATTCGATGGGAACCGAGGTCTGCTCGATCTACCTGTTCCGTGACGCGAACACGCTGGAGCTTTGCGCGACCGAAGGGCTGCGTCCCGAGGCCGTGCACCAGACGCGTCTGCGCCTGGGCGAGGGTCTGGTCGGCCGCGTCGCGCGCACGGGCCGCCATGTCAATACCGCCGATGCTCCGTCCGAGCCGGGCTTCCGCTTCATGCCCGAAACCGGCGAGGAAGTCTTTCCCAGCTTCCTGGGTGTTCCCATCCAGCGCGTGGGTGAGCGCCTCGGCGTTCTGGTCGTGCAGTGCAATGATTCCCGCCAGTTCAGCGAAGACGAGGTCTACGGACTGGAAGTCGTTGCCATGGTTCTGGCCGAAATGACGGAACTGGGTGCCTTTCAGGACAGCCATTCCGACAGCATGCCGCAGGCACATCGCTTTCCCCTGATGATTCAGGGTGCCACGGCGCAGGAAGGTGCCGCCGAAGGCCAGGTCTGGCTGCATGAACCGCGTGTCGTGGTCACCAACCCGGTCGGTGACGATCCCGAACGCGAACTCGAGCGCCTGCATGAAGGTGTCACCCGCCTGCGCCAGCGCGTAGATACAATGGTCGCCGCTTCGGACATGATCGATGACGCCGACCATGCCGCCGTTCTGGAAACCTATCGCATGTTTGCGCATTCGCGCAGCTGGCTCAAGCGCATGGAAGAGGACATCCAGCTGGGCCTCTCTGCCGAGGCGGCGGTGGAGAAAGAGCAATCCTCGGCCCGCGCGCGGCTGGAGGTGGCCTCGGACCCCTATCTGCGCGACCGGTTGCATGATCTGGATGATCTGTCCAACCGTCTGCTGCGCATCCTGACAGGCCAGGGCGTGGATACCGGCGCCGAACTGCCGCCCCGGCCGATTCTGATTGCCCGCAACATCGGCCCCGCCGAATTGCTGGAATATGGCCGTCGGCTGAAGGGCGTGGTTCTGGAAGAGGGTTCGGTCGGCAGCCATGCCGCCATTGTTGCACGTGCGCTGGCGATCCCGCTGGTCATTCACGCCAGCCGGATCACCACCGAGGCATTGAATGGCGACCCGATCCTTGTCGATGGCGATCAGGGGCTGGTCCATCTGCGCCCGGAAGACAGTGTCGCCACCGCATTTCGTGACAAGATCGCCATGCAGGCCGAAGCGCAGAACCGTTACGCAAGCCTGCGCAATCTGCCTGCGACCGGCACCTGCGGGACGACGATCCAACTGCATATGAATGCCGGATTGATGGCAGATCTGCCCTCGCTCGAGGATTCGGGCGCCGAGGGAGTCGGGCTGTTTCGGACCGAATTGCAGTTCCTGGTTCGCAATCATGTTCCCCGTCGGGGCGAACTGGCGGAACTGTATCGCCATGTCATGGACCGGGCCATGGGCAAACCCGTGATGTTCCGCACGCTGGATATCGGCTCGGACAAGGTTCTGCCCTATATGAAACCGCAGGACGAACCCAACCCTGCCATGGGCTGGCGGGCCATCCGTGTCGGACTGGACAAGCGCGGCGTGTTGCGGATGCAGCTGCAGGCGCTGATCCGGGCAGCTGTCGGACGGCCGCTACATGTGATGTTTCCCTTCATTGCCGACATGAGCGAATATGAAGATGCCCACCGCATGCTGATGCAGGAATTGTCGCGCGAACAGCGGCTGGGGCATGAACTGCCCACCGATGTGCGCGTCGGCGCCATGCTGGAAACCCCGTCGATTGCCTTTGCGCCAAAGAAATTCTTTGAAATGTGCGATTTTGTCTCGATTGGTGGCAACGATCTGAAGCAGTTCTTCTTTGCGGCCGACCGCGAAAACGAACGCGTGCGCCGCCGCTATGACACGCTGAACAGCTCTTTCCTCGACCTGCTGCGCCAGATCGTGGCCCGCTGCGAAGATGCCCGTGTGCCGTTGTCCTTTTGCGGCGAGGATGCGGGTCGGCCGATCGAGGCCGTCACGCTGGCAGCCCTGGGGATTCGCAAGCTGTCGATGCGGCCTGCCTCGATCGGTCCGGTCAAGCATCTGATCAGGCGCATTTCCATTTCGGATCTGCGCCAGGTCATCGAAGAGGCGCAGGCGGCAGGCCTGACCAGTCTGCGCCGTCCCGTGACCGAATGGCTGGCACGGCAATAG